The sequence GCCGTGGCGAAGACGTGATCGGCGACTACCGCAAAGGCGACATGGTGAAAGCCGTTGTCACCGAGGTGGACGTGGAGAAAGAGCGTATCTCGCTTTCCGTGAAAGCTCTGGAAGGTGATCCCTTCGCCGAAGCCGTGAACGGCGTGAAGCGTGGCGCGATCATCACCGTGGAAGTGACCGCAATCGAAGATGGCGGCATCGAGGTCTCCTACGACGGCATGAAATCCTTCATCCGCCGTTCCGACCTCTCCCGCGACCGTGCCGAGCAGCGCCCCGAGCGCTTCGGCGTTGGCGACAAGGTGGACGTTCGCGTCACCAACATCGACAGCAAGTCGCGCCGTCTGGGCCTCTCCATCAAGGCCCGCGAGATCGCAGAAGAGAAAGAGGCCGTCGAACAATACGGTTCCTCCGACTCCGGCGCTTCGCTCGGCGATATCCTTGGTGCCGCTCTGAAGGGCGACAACTAAGGCCATCCGGCACTGACATGATCTTCGAAACGGCCCTGCGAAAGCGGGGCCGTTTTGCGTTTGGCGGGGCCGAATCATGGGCGACGCTGGGGCAGGCTGCGCGGCACGCAGCAGGCACAAAGCGCCCGCGCGAGCAGCAATCCGCCCAGACTTCGCTGGTTTCGTGAAAGAAATTGGGCGCTTAGCCCAAAGCCGGTGTTTGTCGGTGCGGTTTTTCCGCGTATAGTCGGCTCTACCGGCGCGCAGGCTGCAGCGCGCCGCCGCAGGGCTTCCAAGGAGGGGGACGCATGATCCGTTCGGAACTGATCCAGAAAATCGCGGACGAAAACCCGCATCTCTATCAGCGCGATGTGGAGCGGATCGTGAACACGATCTTCGAAGAGATCATCGACGCCATGTCGCGGGGGGACCGGGTCGAGCTGCGCGGATTTGGCGCGTTTTCCGTCAAGAAACGGGATGCTCGTATCGGACGGAACCCGCGCACGGGGGATTCGGTCGAGGTGGAAGAGAAACACGTTCCCTTCTTCAAGACAGGCAAACTGCTGCGCGACCGTCTGAACGGAAAAGCCTGAGCCTCATGCGCTACATCAAGTATGCTTTCTACGCGATCCTTGCGATCTGTCTGGTGTCGATTGCCGTTGCCAACCGCACGGTGGTGACGCTGCATCTACTCACCGATGATATTGCCGGCCTTCTGGGCATCCAGGCCACGATCGACCTGCCGCTTTACCTGATCGTCTTCGGCGGCATCGCAGCCGGTCTTCTGATCGGCTTCGTCTGGGAATGGTTCCGCGAACACAAGCACCGCGCCGAAGCCGCGCGGGAAAAGCGGGAAAAGGCCCAGCTTGCGCGCGAAGTGGATCGCCTGCGCGACACCAAAGCCAAGCCCGAGGATGACGTTCTGGCCCTGCTGGAGAACGGCAAACCCGCAAACTGAGGGCAGCATGTCCGTCAAGGTCAAGATCTGCGGGCTGCGGGATGCAGCCAATATCGCCGCCGCCGCCGAGGCTGGCGCGGCCTATGTCGGCTTTGTCTTCTTCGCGAAATCCCCGCGCAACGTGAGCCTCGCCGAAGCGTCGGAGCTGGCGGCAACCGTGCCTGCGGGCGTCAAACGCGTGGCGCTGACGGTGAACGCGGAGGATGCTTTCCTCGCCGATCTCGTGGCACAGGTGCCGCTGGAGATGCTGCAGCTTCATGGCAGCGAAAGCCCCGCGCGCGTGGCCGAGGTGCGCAGCCGCTTCGGTCTTCCGGTGATGAAGGCCATCGGCATCGCCGAGGCCGGGGATCTGGCAAAGATCGCCCCCTACGAGGCCGTGGCCGACCAGATCCTTGTGGACGCAAAGCCGCCCAAGGGGGCTGATCTGCCCGGCGGCAATGGCGCGACCTTCGACTGGGATCTGATTGCCGGGCGGCCATGGCAGACGCCATGGATGCTTGCGGGCGGGCTGACTGAGGCCAATGTGGCGGACGCCATCCGGCGCACGGGGGCCACGCAGGTGGATCTGTCATCGGCGGTGGAAAGCGCCCCTGGCGTGAAAGATCCCACACTGATCCGGCGCTTTTTGCAGGCCGCGCAGCAATAGCCGCATTTCGCACTGGCGCTCGCTTTACCCGGTGCCATATTGCCGTTAAACCCGGCTGGGATCTGACAGGAGTAGGCGCAATGGCGGACGATCTTTTCAACAGCTTCATGAACGGCCCCGATGAAAACGGCCGCTTCGGCGATTTCGGCGGACGCTTCGTCTCCGAAACCCTCATGCCGCTGATCCTCGATCTGGAAGCCGAATACGAAAACGCCAAGACGGACGAAAGCTTCTGGGCCGAGATGGACGATCTCTGGACCCATTACGTCGGCCGCCCGAGCCCGCTCTACTACGCCGAGCGGATGACGGAAGCTCTTGGCGGCGCGAAGATCTATCTCAAGCGCGATGAGCTGAACCACACCGGCGCCCATAAGATCAACAACGTGCTGGGCCAGATCCTGCTTGCCCGCCGCATGGGCAAAACCCGCATCATCGCCGAAACAGGCGCAGGCCAACATGGCGTGGCCACGGCCACCGTCTGCGCGCGCTTCGGCCTGAAATGCGTCGTCTACATGGGCGCGCATGATGTGGAGCGTCAGGCCCCCAACGTCTTCCGCATGCGCCTGCTGGGTGCCGAAGTCGTGCCCGTCACCTCGGGCCGCGGCACCCTGAAGGACGCCATGAACGACGCGCTGCGCGATTGGGTCACCAACGTGCGCGACACCTTCTACTGCATCGGCACCGTGGCCGGCCCGCACCCCTATCCGGCAATGGTGCGCGATTTCCAGGCCATTATCGGCAAGGAAACCCGCGAACAGCTGCAGGCCCACGAAGGCGAAGGCCGCCTGCCCGACACGATCATCGCCGCCATCGGTGGCGGGTCCAACGCCATGGGGCTCTTCTACCCCTTCCTCGATGATCCGAGCGTCAACATCATCGGCGTCGAGGCCGGCGGCAAGGGCGTGAACGAGAAGATGGAGCACTGCGCCTCTCTCACCGGTGGCCGTCCCGGCGTGCTGCACGGCAACCGCACCTACCTGCTGCAGGACGACGACGGCCAGATCCTCGAAGGCTTCTCGATCTCGGCGGGCCTCGATTACCCGGGCATCGGCCCGGAGCACAGCTGGCTGCACGATATCGGCCGCGCGCAATATGTCTCGATCACCGATGCCGAAGCGCTGGAGGCCTTCCAGTTCTGCTGCACACAGGAAGGCATCATCCCCGCGCTGGAGCCCTCCCACGCACTGGCCCATGTGATCAAGATCGCGCCCACGCTGCCCAAGGATCACATCATCGTCATGAACATGTGCGGCCGGGGTGACAAGGATATCTTCACCGTCGCCAAAGCCCTTGGCTTCGGGATGGAAGCCAAGGATTAAGGCGCACCCGCCGTTTCATCTTGGCCGAAATATCCCCGCCGGAGGCAGGAAAGGCGCCCGCAAGGGCGCCGTTTTCTTTTTTTGGCCCCCCGCTCCCCGCTCCAGCGCATAAACCCCGGTTTATGCCCCTGTTCCGTCGGTTTAGACGGCCCGAACTAAACCGCAGGGCCATGGCCGGGCGGTACGTTCTGCGCTCCTCTTGCGACACCGGCACCCAAGCGTGCCGTCCCATAGCAAAAGGACGACCCCATGAAACGCGCACTGACCCTCACCACCGCTCTCGTCTTTCTCGGCGGCGCCGCATCGGCCGACACCCTGCGGGATCGCGTGGTCCGCGATCTGGCCCAGCAGGGCTACGAGCGGATCGAAATCACCCGCAGCCTGACCCAGATCACCTTCGAGGCCACACGGGGCGATGAAACGGTCGAATATGTCTACAACCGGCTGACGGGCGATCTCATCCGCGACGATCAGGACGAGGAAGAGGAAGGCTTCCGCATCGCCGGGCTCGACCGCGACGACGATGAGGACGATGATCGTGAAGATGATCGTGATGACGATCATGATGATGACGATCGTGAGGATGACGACGACACCGATGACCGCGACGACGATGACAATGATGACGACGACAACGACGATGATGACGACGACGATGGGGATGACGGCGACGACTGACGCCCTAGATACCCCAACAGACTGATCGGCCCGGGCCCCTGTCGTCCCACAGGGGCCCGGCGCATGGGAGAGACATACATGCATCTGTTCAAGCGCAGCCTGATCGTGCTCGCTTTCGCCTTCATGGCCTCCACGGGTCAGGCCAGCGGTGTGGTGGATCGCATCACGAGCCAGCTGCAGGACATGGGCTACAATCGCATCGCCGTCAGCCGCACCCTGCTTGGCCGCACCCGTATTGTTGCGACAGCGCCGGGCAAGGAGCGCGAGATCATCCTCAACCCATCCACGGGCGAGATCCTGCGCGATCACATCCGCAACGCCGAGCGCAGCCGCCTGATCGCGCCGGACGGCAGCAGCTCGGGCAGTTCTGGCAGCAGTGGCGGTGGGTCCGGGAGCTCTGGCAGCTCCGGTGGCGGGGCCTCTAGTGGAAGCTCCGGGGGCAGCTCTGGGGGCACTTCAGGCGGCAGCTCTGGCGGCGGGTCTGGCGGTGGCGGTGATGACCGGGACGACGATGATGAGGATGACGACGACGATCGCGGCGGGGATCGCGGCGATGACTGAGCCATCGCGCCTTTCGGTGCCAAAGGCTTCCCGGCTATGACGCGGGGCGTGGTCCTGATCGCGCTTGTCCTGCTGCAGGCGGCTTGTGCCGTCTTCTTTGTTGGCGAATCCGCCGTGGATCTCCTCGGCGCGCGCAGCGAGCCGATCAGCTGGCGGACCCGCGAATTCATGGAAATCGGCGCAGCCCTCGGCCTTCTGCTCGGCATGGGGCTCGGCTGGATCGCCTTCCGGGAGGTCTGGACGCGCGGCCGCCGGGCCGAAAGCCAGCTGCGGCTGGCCTCGGGTGCCTTTCAGGAGGTGCTGGAGGAGCGCTTCCGCGATTGGCGCCTCACACCGGCCGAACGGGACGTCGCCCTGCTGTCGATCAAAGGCTTCAGCACGGCCGAAATCGCCGCCGCCCGCGCCACCTCGGAAGGCACGGTGAAGGCGCAAACCAATGCGATCTACCGCAAGGCCGGCGTCACCGGGCGTCCGCAACTGCTGACCGGGTTCATCGAGGATCTGATGGGCGAGGGGCTGGCGCTGCAATCGAAGGATCAGGCCCCATCGCGCAAAAGCGTTTCGGAGTGAGCTTGTACCGCTTCTGCGCGGCCTCTCCCTTCGGTCGAACACGAAAAGCGATGGACGGTGCGTTGGGATAAACTCGAAACGCTCCAAACTTCATCTTGGCCAAAATATCCCCGCCGGAGGCAAGAAAGGCGCCCGCAAGGGCGCCGTTTTAAGCCGGACGCGCATCCTCTGCGTGGGCGGTCAGCACATCGAGCGGCACGATCTCCAGCGCCTTCGCATGGGTCGCCGTCAGCTTCACTTGCGGCCCGCAACCCTCCTGCGCGGCCTGCAGGAAACGCCCGGCGCAGAGGCACCAGTGATCGCCGGGCTTCAGCCCGACAAACCCGAACTCGGGCCGGGGCGTCGACAGATCGTTGCCCACGTATTTCGAGAAGGCGAGAAATTCCGCCGTCATCACCGCGCAGACGGTGTGAGAGCCCGCATCCCGCGCACTGGTGTTGCAGTGGCAATCGCGGAAGAAGCCCGTCACCGGCTCGGACGAGCAGGGGATCAGCGGTTCGCCGAAGATGTTGACGGACGGGTCCATATCCATTGCGCGTCTCCCGGTTGGATGCCCGGAAGACGCTAGCGGCCTCAGCCCACAAGGCAAGGGGGCTGGGCGTTCAGAGCGCAGCCGCGATGGCACGGAACATGGCGATGTTTGCGTCGCTGACGCCTTCGCCGCGAAAGCCCCTGTCGGCGGCGTTGGAGGCGATCACCACCCCGAGGCGTGTGTTGAAATAGATGTATTGCCCATAGACTCCTTGCGCGAGGAACTCGCCGGGCTCGGCATTCTTGGGCAGCCACCACTGGAAGCCATAGCCCATGCCGCCGTCTTCCTTGGGCGCGCTGGCCGCCGTGGAGGCCGCGAGCCAGGCCTGCGGCACCACCTGCACGCCGCCGTAGGAACCGCCCTGCAGCACCATCTGGCCGAAGCGGGCGTAATCGCGGGTGCGCTGGTTCAGCCCGCCCAGCACGAAGGCCACGCTTTCCCCGTCGGTCACGTAATAGGGGCTCTGCTCCAACCCCAGCGGCGCGATGACCTTCTCGCTCAGCAGTTCAGCCACCGAGCGCCCCGTCGCGCCCCGGATCACCATGCCGATCACATGGGTGTCGATCGAGACATACTGCCATGTCTCGCCCGGCGCGGCGAAGCTTTCGGTCAGGCCACGGGTGAAATCATCCAGCGATTGCCCCAGCGCGATGGCACGGCCCATCTGGTTGATGTCGGAATTGGGGTCGAGGTAATCCTCGTCAAACACCACGCCGCTGGCCATGTTCAGCACGTTGCGGATGCTGGCCCCCTCATAGGCTGTGCCCGCAAGACTGGGCACATATTGGGTGACGGGATCTTCGATCGAGCCAATCGCGCCTTCGTCCAGCAGCACGCCGAGCAGGGCGGAGAGATAGCTTTTTGCCACGCTCCACGAAATCCGGCGATCCTCTTCCGTGGTGCCCTGATAGTAGGCCTCGTGCCGGATCTCGCCGTTCTTCAGGGCCACGATGGCCGTCACGGTGCGGGCCTGTACCCAGTCCTCATAGCCGCCCGGCATCGCGGCCTCGGCCCCACGGGGCAGATCGCTCACCGGGCCGTCGCCGCGCGGCACCTCGACATGGAGGAAGGCACGATCCATGTTGGAGAAATTGCCGACGATCTTTTCCTCGGAGAACAGCGAATTCACCGCGAGCAGGCGGGTGATTTCCTCGCGTTTCCAGATGCCGATGATGGCCGCAGCCAGCACGGCGGCCAGAAGCACGAAACCAAGGCCCTTGAGCAATCTTTTCATGATGTCCTCCCTTTGGCCGCAAGGAAGCACGGCGGGCGCGGCCCGGCAAACATGACGCAGCGGCAAGGGGAGGGCGGTTAGCGGAACTTGTCCACAAGC comes from Pseudoruegeria sp. SHC-113 and encodes:
- a CDS encoding helix-turn-helix transcriptional regulator; the encoded protein is MTRGVVLIALVLLQAACAVFFVGESAVDLLGARSEPISWRTREFMEIGAALGLLLGMGLGWIAFREVWTRGRRAESQLRLASGAFQEVLEERFRDWRLTPAERDVALLSIKGFSTAEIAAARATSEGTVKAQTNAIYRKAGVTGRPQLLTGFIEDLMGEGLALQSKDQAPSRKSVSE
- the trpB gene encoding tryptophan synthase subunit beta yields the protein MADDLFNSFMNGPDENGRFGDFGGRFVSETLMPLILDLEAEYENAKTDESFWAEMDDLWTHYVGRPSPLYYAERMTEALGGAKIYLKRDELNHTGAHKINNVLGQILLARRMGKTRIIAETGAGQHGVATATVCARFGLKCVVYMGAHDVERQAPNVFRMRLLGAEVVPVTSGRGTLKDAMNDALRDWVTNVRDTFYCIGTVAGPHPYPAMVRDFQAIIGKETREQLQAHEGEGRLPDTIIAAIGGGSNAMGLFYPFLDDPSVNIIGVEAGGKGVNEKMEHCASLTGGRPGVLHGNRTYLLQDDDGQILEGFSISAGLDYPGIGPEHSWLHDIGRAQYVSITDAEALEAFQFCCTQEGIIPALEPSHALAHVIKIAPTLPKDHIIVMNMCGRGDKDIFTVAKALGFGMEAKD
- a CDS encoding DUF2237 family protein; protein product: MDMDPSVNIFGEPLIPCSSEPVTGFFRDCHCNTSARDAGSHTVCAVMTAEFLAFSKYVGNDLSTPRPEFGFVGLKPGDHWCLCAGRFLQAAQEGCGPQVKLTATHAKALEIVPLDVLTAHAEDARPA
- a CDS encoding serine hydrolase domain-containing protein; translation: MKRLLKGLGFVLLAAVLAAAIIGIWKREEITRLLAVNSLFSEEKIVGNFSNMDRAFLHVEVPRGDGPVSDLPRGAEAAMPGGYEDWVQARTVTAIVALKNGEIRHEAYYQGTTEEDRRISWSVAKSYLSALLGVLLDEGAIGSIEDPVTQYVPSLAGTAYEGASIRNVLNMASGVVFDEDYLDPNSDINQMGRAIALGQSLDDFTRGLTESFAAPGETWQYVSIDTHVIGMVIRGATGRSVAELLSEKVIAPLGLEQSPYYVTDGESVAFVLGGLNQRTRDYARFGQMVLQGGSYGGVQVVPQAWLAASTAASAPKEDGGMGYGFQWWLPKNAEPGEFLAQGVYGQYIYFNTRLGVVIASNAADRGFRGEGVSDANIAMFRAIAAAL
- a CDS encoding LapA family protein — protein: MRYIKYAFYAILAICLVSIAVANRTVVTLHLLTDDIAGLLGIQATIDLPLYLIVFGGIAAGLLIGFVWEWFREHKHRAEAAREKREKAQLAREVDRLRDTKAKPEDDVLALLENGKPAN
- the ihfB gene encoding integration host factor subunit beta → MIRSELIQKIADENPHLYQRDVERIVNTIFEEIIDAMSRGDRVELRGFGAFSVKKRDARIGRNPRTGDSVEVEEKHVPFFKTGKLLRDRLNGKA
- a CDS encoding PepSY domain-containing protein → MKRALTLTTALVFLGGAASADTLRDRVVRDLAQQGYERIEITRSLTQITFEATRGDETVEYVYNRLTGDLIRDDQDEEEEGFRIAGLDRDDDEDDDREDDRDDDHDDDDREDDDDTDDRDDDDNDDDDNDDDDDDDGDDGDD
- a CDS encoding phosphoribosylanthranilate isomerase; the encoded protein is MSVKVKICGLRDAANIAAAAEAGAAYVGFVFFAKSPRNVSLAEASELAATVPAGVKRVALTVNAEDAFLADLVAQVPLEMLQLHGSESPARVAEVRSRFGLPVMKAIGIAEAGDLAKIAPYEAVADQILVDAKPPKGADLPGGNGATFDWDLIAGRPWQTPWMLAGGLTEANVADAIRRTGATQVDLSSAVESAPGVKDPTLIRRFLQAAQQ